In a genomic window of Pedosphaera parvula Ellin514:
- a CDS encoding DMT family transporter, with protein MFPAFLTTIFFSLSAISGSRCAKAFGGLEANFWRLTIATVLLTSYAIFFGHPISGGAGALFILSGAIGVGVGDMLYFQALPRIGSRLSVLLIQCLSVPFAATVEWLWLGTTLSSKQFIWVGVILAGILLALFPLHHAHSTRREKVAGVCFGILAAVGNSFGAVLSRKAYGAALEAGFNIDGPTAAFQRIWGGVLVASTVLVFAKWPAIQSVFKNCKILFTAEYKSKWRSVWPWVVITSLAGQTFGVTCFQWALKNNPTGVVLPIIATTPLVAIPFSQVLEKERPSLRSILGGLIAVGGVIALLKLK; from the coding sequence ATGTTTCCCGCTTTCTTAACCACCATTTTCTTTTCATTATCCGCCATCTCCGGAAGCCGCTGCGCGAAGGCGTTTGGCGGGCTGGAGGCCAATTTCTGGCGATTAACCATCGCCACGGTTCTGCTCACTTCCTATGCAATCTTCTTTGGACACCCGATTTCGGGCGGGGCGGGAGCCCTCTTCATTTTGAGTGGAGCTATTGGTGTGGGCGTTGGCGACATGCTCTACTTCCAGGCGCTGCCAAGAATTGGCTCACGACTGAGTGTCCTTCTGATTCAATGTCTTTCAGTTCCCTTCGCTGCCACAGTGGAATGGCTCTGGCTGGGAACAACGCTATCGTCCAAACAATTCATTTGGGTAGGTGTGATTCTGGCGGGCATTTTGCTCGCCTTGTTTCCGCTGCACCACGCACATTCCACGCGCCGAGAAAAAGTGGCAGGCGTTTGCTTTGGTATTCTTGCCGCAGTCGGCAATAGCTTCGGCGCCGTATTGAGCCGAAAGGCGTATGGGGCAGCTCTCGAAGCTGGCTTCAACATCGATGGACCTACAGCTGCTTTTCAACGGATTTGGGGAGGCGTGCTGGTCGCCAGCACGGTCCTGGTGTTTGCGAAGTGGCCTGCCATTCAGTCGGTTTTCAAAAATTGTAAAATTCTTTTCACCGCGGAATATAAGAGCAAATGGCGGAGCGTCTGGCCATGGGTGGTGATTACCAGTCTCGCTGGACAAACTTTCGGAGTGACCTGCTTTCAGTGGGCCCTTAAAAACAATCCCACCGGCGTGGTCCTGCCCATCATCGCCACCACCCCTCTCGTCGCCATTCCATTTTCACAGGTCCTCGAAAAGGAGCGGCCTTCCCTCCGTTCGATTCTCGGCGGTCTGATCGCTGTGGGCGGTGTCATCGCCTTGTTGAAACTGAAATAG
- a CDS encoding NnrS family protein: protein MNTNKLNIRLSPKFFSREPFRIFFPVGTQAGIIGVALWPLYFTGLTDFYPGLEHARIMAYGLFGTFIFGFLGTAMPRMLTSKPLSALEVFPMMLAHLLMVLSYALARIPLGDALFLSTLLWFIGSILLRMKHRQDLPPPGFVLVLMALICVGTGTILALVANYKEIDPSWTSLQRLLSSQGFVLLPILGIGPFLLPRFFGMQSAHDFPESRNPSGSWLKKSGMAFATGALIIITFLFEVKGWLHTSYAIRAAVVLGYMLLEMPFHRAPDRRNALGFAIRTSLFGIVAGFIAVAAFPSYRVALLHLTLIGGFAVITFTVATRVVFGHSGNLARLQGRNRWLFVAIGLMLFGMTTRISGDFWPKILASHYIYGALIWIAGVLLWAAFVLPKVLVVDVDK from the coding sequence ATGAATACGAACAAACTGAATATCCGGCTCTCACCCAAATTTTTTAGCCGGGAGCCATTTCGGATTTTCTTCCCGGTCGGAACGCAGGCGGGCATCATTGGCGTGGCGCTCTGGCCGCTTTACTTCACTGGTCTGACGGATTTTTATCCCGGCTTGGAACACGCGCGAATCATGGCTTATGGCCTGTTCGGTACATTCATCTTCGGCTTTCTCGGCACAGCCATGCCGCGCATGTTGACTTCGAAGCCACTGAGTGCCTTGGAAGTCTTTCCCATGATGCTTGCTCACTTGCTGATGGTGCTGTCGTATGCGCTCGCCAGAATTCCACTTGGTGACGCCTTGTTCCTCTCGACGCTCCTCTGGTTCATCGGATCAATACTGCTGCGAATGAAACACCGTCAAGATCTGCCTCCGCCAGGATTTGTCCTCGTATTAATGGCTTTGATCTGCGTTGGCACAGGCACCATTCTTGCCCTGGTGGCGAATTACAAGGAAATCGATCCCTCGTGGACCAGCCTGCAACGATTGCTTTCCTCTCAAGGGTTTGTATTGCTGCCCATTCTTGGAATCGGCCCGTTTCTCCTGCCCCGCTTTTTCGGGATGCAGAGCGCTCACGATTTTCCCGAATCAAGAAACCCCTCAGGTTCCTGGTTGAAGAAATCAGGAATGGCATTCGCGACGGGCGCGTTGATTATCATCACGTTTCTTTTCGAAGTAAAAGGGTGGCTTCATACCTCGTATGCCATTCGGGCTGCAGTTGTGCTTGGCTATATGCTGCTTGAAATGCCGTTCCATCGCGCCCCGGATCGCCGGAACGCACTCGGATTTGCCATTCGCACCTCATTGTTCGGCATCGTGGCCGGTTTTATCGCTGTGGCAGCCTTTCCGTCATATCGAGTGGCTCTCTTGCATCTGACACTTATTGGCGGATTTGCCGTCATTACTTTCACAGTCGCCACCCGTGTTGTTTTTGGACACAGCGGCAACCTTGCACGACTGCAAGGGCGTAATCGTTGGCTGTTCGTCGCAATCGGATTGATGCTCTTTGGAATGACCACCCGCATCAGCGGAGATTTTTGGCCGAAGATCCTGGCCTCGCATTACATTTACGGCGCACTGATCTGGATTGCCGGAGTCCTGCTCTGGGCGGCGTTTGTTCTGCCGAAAGTCTTGGTTGTCGATGTTGACAAATAA
- a CDS encoding radical SAM protein has translation MSPIKHQTGREQPESATTSGGSSMEPAMPDKKEKRFQTAFGCSREGLGNRFVYVVISPRARGLSIGINMNPGKDCNFDCAYCEVNRCQRSSEESLDVDIMCVELQKTLELVRSGTIHQQSLFRIAPPGLLKLRHVALSGDGEPTLCPNFSKAVQTVAHIRARSGSFFKMVLITNASGLDSPEVQNGLRYFTRDDEIWAKLDAGSQEYYEKVNQSKVPLEKVLANILFQARQRPLIIQSLFPAINGQAPSPVEIAQYAERLKELKTAGACIPLVQIYSATRPTPHSECGHLPLKILSGIAQTVRETAGLRAEVF, from the coding sequence ATGTCGCCCATCAAACATCAAACTGGCCGCGAGCAACCTGAGTCGGCCACGACGAGCGGCGGTTCATCCATGGAACCTGCGATGCCTGACAAAAAGGAAAAGCGGTTTCAAACGGCATTCGGCTGTTCGCGCGAAGGCCTTGGCAACCGATTTGTATACGTTGTCATTTCGCCGCGTGCCCGCGGCCTTTCGATTGGCATTAACATGAATCCGGGAAAGGACTGCAACTTTGATTGCGCTTATTGTGAAGTAAACCGGTGTCAGCGGAGCAGCGAGGAGTCTCTTGATGTTGACATCATGTGCGTCGAACTTCAGAAAACCCTTGAGTTGGTGCGTTCGGGAACGATTCATCAACAATCATTGTTCCGGATCGCACCGCCGGGCCTGCTGAAACTACGGCATGTTGCCTTGAGTGGCGATGGCGAGCCGACGCTTTGTCCGAATTTTTCCAAGGCGGTTCAAACCGTTGCCCACATTCGGGCCCGGAGCGGTTCGTTTTTTAAAATGGTGCTTATCACCAACGCCAGCGGCCTGGATTCACCTGAAGTGCAGAACGGGCTGAGATATTTTACGCGCGATGATGAGATTTGGGCCAAGCTGGATGCCGGATCGCAGGAGTATTACGAGAAAGTCAATCAGTCGAAAGTCCCGTTGGAAAAAGTGCTGGCCAACATCTTGTTCCAGGCACGGCAGAGACCGCTGATCATCCAGAGCCTCTTCCCAGCCATCAACGGCCAGGCACCGTCGCCAGTGGAAATTGCCCAATATGCGGAACGTCTCAAAGAGTTAAAAACTGCGGGCGCATGTATCCCGCTGGTTCAGATTTATTCCGCCACGCGTCCCACTCCACATTCCGAATGCGGCCATTTGCCGCTCAAAATATTGTCCGGCATCGCGCAGACCGTGAGGGAAACGGCGGGACTCAGAGCAGAAGTCTTCTGA
- a CDS encoding helix-turn-helix domain-containing protein — translation MQMTTAQHEIGTRNPFKHSSLTIDPADANTPENEAKESKSLIGTLSASKIYQDYERAFSETTGLPVALRPVESWQLPQHGKKHENPFCAMMAEKSRSCAACLRLQQELADKAQYEAQTLTCEFGLSDTAVPVRLGEKLIGFLQTGQVFRKKPTNTQFERTAQLIAEWGGEVDKDRLRQAYFDTKVVSTRQHEAIVSLLEIFAQHISLVSNWVLVQERNAEPPVIARAKRYIEDNQAEDLTLSEVAKAVNTSTFYFCKMFKKATGLHFTEYVSRVRIEKAKNLLLNPNLRVSEVAFEVGFQSLTHFNRVFKKIVGQSPTEYREQLAV, via the coding sequence ATGCAAATGACAACGGCACAGCACGAAATCGGAACGCGGAATCCCTTTAAGCATTCCTCGTTAACGATCGATCCTGCGGATGCAAATACTCCTGAAAACGAGGCGAAAGAGAGCAAAAGCCTGATCGGAACTCTCTCAGCCTCCAAAATTTATCAGGACTACGAGCGGGCTTTTAGCGAGACGACAGGACTGCCGGTGGCATTGCGCCCGGTCGAATCATGGCAACTGCCACAGCATGGGAAGAAGCACGAGAACCCCTTTTGTGCAATGATGGCAGAGAAAAGTCGCAGTTGTGCTGCCTGCCTCAGGTTGCAACAGGAATTGGCCGACAAGGCCCAGTACGAAGCCCAGACGCTGACTTGTGAGTTTGGTCTTAGTGATACCGCTGTTCCGGTTCGCCTCGGAGAAAAGCTGATTGGTTTTTTGCAAACTGGCCAGGTGTTTCGCAAGAAGCCAACGAATACGCAGTTTGAGCGGACGGCCCAGTTGATTGCTGAATGGGGAGGCGAGGTGGATAAGGACCGTTTACGCCAGGCTTACTTTGATACCAAGGTGGTATCAACCAGGCAACATGAAGCCATCGTGAGTCTGCTTGAGATTTTTGCGCAGCATATCTCGTTGGTGAGCAACTGGGTTCTGGTGCAGGAACGCAATGCCGAGCCGCCGGTGATCGCGCGCGCCAAACGTTATATCGAGGACAATCAGGCTGAAGACCTGACCTTGAGTGAAGTGGCGAAGGCGGTCAATACGAGCACTTTTTACTTTTGCAAGATGTTCAAGAAGGCAACGGGACTCCACTTTACCGAGTACGTTTCCCGGGTTCGCATTGAAAAGGCGAAGAATCTTTTGCTGAATCCAAACCTGCGCGTGAGCGAAGTGGCTTTTGAAGTAGGCTTCCAGTCGCTGACGCATTTCAATCGCGTTTTCAAAAAGATCGTTGGTCAATCGCCGACGGAATATCGGGAGCAACTCGCCGTTTGA
- a CDS encoding sensor histidine kinase: protein MADYSKWTKEQLIERLKALDAGSDSGPLAPVKELQELKAALDAHSIVAITDARGRITYANDKFCELSKYSRDELIGQDHRIINSGYHPREFFNHLWTTIGSGNVWKGDLRNRAKDGSIYWVATTIFPFLDANGKPQQYIAIRTDITQRKRDEEQLEQLAQSLAEKNKELETIVYVASHDLRSPLVNIQGFSKELSVSCRHLQSLLGSANGFQSSPELRMILNEDIPEALDFIQAGVTKIDILLSGFLRFSRLGRAALKIEPLDMSGMLASIAQTMEFQLKQSGAILRLNPLPECLGDAILVNQVFSNLLDNALKYLDPNRAGVIEVSGNVENGRSNFRVKDNGIGIAAEHQAKVFEIFHRLNPKTTSGEGLGLTIAQRILERQDGKIWVESKPDSGSSFFVSLPATVRNKE from the coding sequence ATGGCGGACTATTCGAAATGGACGAAAGAGCAGTTAATTGAGCGCCTTAAGGCGCTGGATGCCGGAAGTGATTCCGGACCGTTGGCACCCGTCAAAGAACTCCAGGAACTTAAGGCCGCCCTTGATGCCCACTCCATTGTGGCCATTACGGACGCACGTGGCCGGATAACGTACGCAAACGACAAGTTCTGTGAACTTTCAAAATACTCGCGGGATGAATTAATCGGTCAGGACCATCGCATTATCAATTCCGGTTACCATCCCAGGGAATTTTTCAATCATCTGTGGACGACTATTGGCAGTGGCAACGTCTGGAAAGGCGATCTCCGGAACCGAGCCAAGGACGGCAGCATCTATTGGGTGGCCACGACAATATTTCCCTTTCTGGATGCCAACGGAAAGCCGCAGCAGTATATCGCCATTCGCACGGACATCACCCAGCGCAAACGGGATGAAGAGCAGTTGGAGCAGCTCGCGCAAAGTCTCGCCGAGAAAAACAAGGAACTCGAAACCATTGTCTACGTTGCCTCGCATGACCTGCGTTCACCCTTGGTGAATATTCAAGGCTTCAGCAAGGAACTGAGCGTTTCCTGTCGGCATCTGCAATCGCTGCTGGGATCAGCCAATGGATTCCAAAGCAGCCCCGAACTGCGGATGATACTGAACGAAGATATCCCCGAGGCTCTGGACTTCATTCAGGCTGGCGTGACAAAAATTGACATATTACTTTCAGGCTTTTTGCGCTTTTCGCGTCTCGGTCGGGCCGCTTTGAAAATCGAGCCGCTTGATATGAGCGGCATGCTGGCAAGCATTGCGCAGACGATGGAATTTCAACTGAAGCAAAGCGGAGCGATTCTGCGCCTGAATCCGCTGCCCGAATGCCTGGGTGATGCGATACTGGTCAACCAGGTATTTTCAAATCTACTGGACAATGCGTTGAAATATTTGGATCCGAACAGGGCTGGGGTGATCGAAGTTTCCGGAAATGTGGAAAATGGCAGATCGAATTTTCGCGTGAAAGATAATGGCATCGGCATTGCAGCCGAGCATCAGGCCAAAGTTTTTGAAATTTTCCATCGGCTTAATCCGAAGACAACATCAGGGGAGGGTCTCGGATTGACAATTGCTCAACGCATCCTGGAGCGGCAGGATGGAAAGATTTGGGTGGAATCCAAACCGGACAGCGGAAGCTCTTTTTTTGTTTCCTTGCCCGCAACGGTACGGAATAAAGAATGA
- a CDS encoding response regulator, which produces MSMTKEVVILIADDDSGHARLIQKNLQRAGLHNPVEWFENGQDILDFLFQRGNRVRSKDAFYLLLLDIRMPKVDGIEVLRQIKNDAELRKIPVLMLTTTDDPREVERCHAMGCNNYVVKPVDYEKFADAIKQLGMFISLVQVPEIHSP; this is translated from the coding sequence ATGAGCATGACGAAGGAAGTGGTCATTTTGATTGCCGACGATGATTCCGGACACGCGCGGCTGATTCAGAAGAATTTGCAGCGCGCAGGACTGCACAATCCTGTGGAATGGTTCGAGAATGGGCAGGATATTCTGGATTTTCTCTTTCAACGAGGGAATCGGGTGCGAAGCAAGGATGCCTTTTATTTACTGCTGCTCGACATTCGAATGCCCAAAGTGGATGGCATCGAAGTTTTGCGACAAATCAAAAACGACGCCGAGTTAAGAAAGATCCCTGTGCTCATGCTCACGACCACTGATGACCCGCGCGAAGTGGAGCGATGCCATGCAATGGGTTGCAACAATTACGTGGTAAAGCCGGTGGATTATGAAAAGTTTGCCGACGCCATCAAGCAGTTGGGAATGTTCATCTCACTGGTGCAGGTCCCGGAAATTCACTCACCCTAA
- a CDS encoding hybrid sensor histidine kinase/response regulator, with protein sequence MSQAKPETILVVDDDLGVLRLIEKSLSRENLSVAKAESGAAAFEWLQENRPDLMLLDLKLADTVAKDFIARLSVIKRLGPFIIITGQGDERAAVEMMKSGAMDYVVKDAQFYDLVPTIVRKALEQIDRDKKLAAAEEALRISEERFRVGLKHSPISVFNQDTELRYTWFHNMPFAEPGKNVFGKTDEDLFPQAEADRLVQIKMRVLMTGTGVRQEVGCTVKDGQRVYDLTVEPVRDAEGRIVGITGAAMDITEHKRLEKEVLQISELEQRRIGQDLHDGICQHLAGIEMLSEVLGQKLTKKGKDLETQAENIAAQIRNVIAQTRSLARGLSPVVLESEGLMAALSELAVNTEKLFSIKCRFECLAPVYVHDLITATHLFRIAQEAVANAIKHGKAAEIEIGLESKLDKTILAVRDNGIGIPPTPGASRGMGLRTMHYRAGMIGATLLFQRQNKGGTAVVCFLPAGANSQNNPGT encoded by the coding sequence ATGAGCCAGGCCAAGCCAGAAACGATTCTTGTGGTGGATGACGACCTTGGTGTGCTGCGTCTGATTGAAAAATCACTTAGCCGGGAGAATCTATCGGTCGCCAAAGCCGAGTCAGGAGCAGCCGCGTTTGAATGGCTCCAGGAAAACCGGCCGGACCTGATGCTTCTCGACCTGAAGCTCGCCGACACGGTCGCCAAGGATTTTATTGCCAGGTTGTCGGTCATTAAACGACTTGGTCCATTCATCATTATTACCGGACAAGGGGACGAACGTGCTGCGGTGGAAATGATGAAAAGTGGGGCAATGGATTATGTGGTGAAGGACGCGCAATTTTACGATCTTGTTCCAACGATTGTTCGCAAGGCGTTGGAACAAATCGATCGGGATAAAAAACTGGCTGCGGCGGAGGAAGCCTTACGGATCAGCGAGGAAAGGTTCCGGGTTGGGTTGAAGCATTCTCCCATTAGCGTTTTCAATCAGGACACTGAATTGCGTTACACATGGTTTCACAACATGCCGTTTGCTGAACCGGGGAAGAATGTGTTCGGTAAAACGGATGAAGATTTATTTCCGCAGGCAGAGGCCGACCGGTTGGTGCAAATAAAGATGCGTGTTTTGATGACTGGCACTGGCGTGCGTCAGGAGGTTGGTTGCACTGTCAAAGACGGACAACGTGTTTACGATTTGACTGTCGAACCCGTCCGGGATGCAGAAGGCAGAATCGTTGGCATCACTGGCGCGGCAATGGATATCACGGAACATAAACGACTTGAAAAGGAGGTTTTGCAAATCAGCGAATTGGAACAGCGGCGCATTGGCCAGGATTTGCACGATGGCATTTGCCAGCATCTTGCCGGGATTGAGATGTTGAGTGAGGTGTTGGGCCAAAAATTGACGAAGAAAGGCAAGGATCTCGAAACTCAGGCCGAAAACATCGCGGCGCAGATTCGTAACGTCATTGCGCAGACGCGTTCGCTGGCGCGCGGTCTTTCGCCCGTTGTACTGGAATCAGAAGGGTTAATGGCGGCACTCTCCGAACTTGCCGTCAACACGGAAAAGCTTTTTTCCATCAAATGCCGATTTGAGTGTCTGGCGCCGGTTTATGTCCACGACCTGATCACGGCGACCCATCTTTTCCGAATCGCCCAGGAAGCCGTGGCCAATGCCATCAAACACGGCAAAGCAGCAGAGATTGAAATCGGCCTTGAGTCAAAGCTGGACAAAACGATTTTGGCGGTACGAGATAATGGCATCGGTATTCCCCCAACCCCGGGCGCGAGCAGGGGGATGGGACTGCGCACCATGCATTACCGTGCCGGGATGATTGGAGCCACCTTGCTTTTCCAGCGACAGAACAAAGGCGGCACTGCGGTGGTGTGTTTTCTTCCTGCTGGTGCAAACTCACAAAACAACCCAGGAACATGA
- a CDS encoding response regulator transcription factor, protein MNQKKKTSPAKATKILLVDDHPMMREGLRQIIGNEIDLAVCGEAENAFQALELVKSEKPDLVLADITLPDKNGLELLKDLQAQHPKLPVLVISMHDEALYAERVLRAGGRGYIMKHEGGKKIMQAIRHVLSGQIFVSEKMSARILELFSGHGTQAASSPIENLTDREFEVFRLIGEGLSTKEIAANMHVSAKTVEVHRMNIKTKLGLKTAAELIRYTVRWVESQSTSGL, encoded by the coding sequence ATGAACCAGAAAAAGAAAACCAGCCCGGCAAAAGCCACAAAGATCCTTCTGGTGGACGATCATCCCATGATGCGGGAAGGGTTGCGGCAAATAATTGGCAATGAAATCGACCTGGCTGTTTGTGGCGAGGCGGAAAACGCATTTCAAGCTCTGGAACTGGTCAAAAGCGAAAAACCCGACCTGGTGCTGGCCGATATTACGCTCCCAGATAAAAACGGGTTGGAATTGCTCAAGGACCTGCAAGCTCAGCATCCAAAGTTACCCGTGCTGGTAATCTCCATGCATGATGAAGCATTGTATGCGGAGCGCGTGCTGCGGGCCGGCGGACGCGGCTACATCATGAAGCATGAAGGTGGCAAAAAAATCATGCAAGCCATCCGGCATGTCCTGAGCGGGCAGATTTTTGTCAGCGAAAAAATGTCGGCAAGGATTTTGGAACTCTTTTCGGGGCATGGCACCCAGGCCGCCAGTTCGCCGATCGAGAATCTCACCGACCGCGAGTTCGAGGTTTTTCGACTCATTGGAGAAGGTCTAAGCACCAAAGAGATTGCTGCCAACATGCACGTCAGCGCCAAAACGGTGGAAGTCCATCGCATGAACATTAAGACCAAACTGGGACTTAAGACGGCCGCCGAGTTGATTCGCTACACAGTTCGTTGGGTTGAATCACAATCGACCAGCGGATTGTAA